The Geobacillus stearothermophilus ATCC 12980 genome contains a region encoding:
- a CDS encoding CxxH/CxxC protein → MAIDEYVDETEQAPDVMFVDNSEKLCRFCKKKAVYAVGC, encoded by the coding sequence ATGGCCATTGACGAATATGTGGATGAGACGGAGCAGGCCCCTGATGTCATGTTTGTGGATAACAGCGAAAAACTGTGCCGTTTTTGCAAGAAAAAGGCTGTCTATGCCGTAGGATGCTGA
- a CDS encoding two-component system regulatory protein YycI, with the protein MDWSKTKTIFIIVFLILDCFLVYQFMEKRNSSQLDVILETTIEEQLKANGITYVELPKEVTKAAYVSGKSRAFTAADTKKLSAQKVKIEEGETKLKGTFLHPIALNVSDPYQLREFLRRYILDGEQYALWSFDEGEGTVICYQVYEGKMIYGNENSKLIIHVNKQQKAVSYEQTMLDDLEKYERKQDIVPAIKALETLYRKGYLQPGDRVTKVELGYYGLVQFTASQVLTPTWHIVVNRKEDYFVNAFEGQVITDEGSVLE; encoded by the coding sequence ATGGATTGGAGTAAAACGAAGACGATTTTCATCATTGTGTTCCTCATCCTCGACTGCTTTTTAGTGTATCAGTTTATGGAAAAACGAAACAGCAGCCAGCTTGATGTCATTTTGGAAACGACCATTGAAGAGCAGCTCAAAGCGAACGGCATCACGTATGTGGAGCTGCCGAAAGAAGTGACGAAAGCGGCGTACGTCAGCGGCAAAAGCCGAGCGTTTACCGCCGCCGATACGAAAAAACTGTCCGCGCAAAAAGTAAAAATCGAAGAAGGAGAAACGAAATTGAAAGGAACGTTTCTCCATCCCATTGCTTTAAATGTCAGCGACCCGTACCAGTTGCGCGAGTTTTTGCGGCGCTATATTTTGGATGGGGAGCAGTACGCCCTTTGGTCATTTGATGAAGGGGAAGGAACGGTAATTTGTTACCAAGTGTACGAAGGCAAAATGATTTATGGCAACGAAAACAGCAAGCTCATCATTCATGTCAATAAGCAGCAAAAAGCTGTTTCTTATGAACAGACGATGCTCGATGACTTGGAAAAATACGAGCGGAAACAAGACATCGTTCCGGCCATTAAAGCTCTTGAGACGCTGTACCGGAAAGGATATTTGCAGCCGGGCGACCGCGTCACGAAAGTGGAGCTTGGCTACTATGGCCTCGTCCAGTTTACCGCTTCCCAAGTGTTGACGCCGACATGGCATATCGTCGTCAATCGGAAAGAAGATTATTTTGTGAATGCGTTTGAAGGACAAGTCATTACCGATGAAGGAAGTGTGTTGGAGTGA
- the rlmH gene encoding 23S rRNA (pseudouridine(1915)-N(3))-methyltransferase RlmH: MHISIAAVGKLKEKYLIQGINEYTKRLSAYAKIEIIEVADEKTSERASELEEEQIRQREGERLLAKIPHDAHVIALAIEGKMKSSEQFAARLDELATYGKSKVVFVIGGSLGLSKQVMARADEALSFSKMTFPHQLMRLILLEQIYRAFRINRGEPYHK; encoded by the coding sequence GTGCATATTTCCATTGCTGCTGTGGGCAAATTGAAGGAAAAATATTTAATTCAAGGGATCAATGAGTACACAAAGCGTCTGTCCGCATATGCAAAAATTGAGATCATTGAGGTCGCCGATGAAAAAACCTCCGAACGGGCAAGCGAACTTGAGGAAGAGCAAATCAGACAGCGGGAAGGCGAGCGGCTGTTGGCGAAAATTCCGCATGACGCCCACGTCATCGCGCTTGCGATTGAAGGAAAGATGAAATCGTCCGAGCAATTTGCCGCCCGTCTCGATGAGCTCGCCACCTATGGCAAAAGCAAGGTAGTGTTCGTCATCGGCGGCTCGCTTGGCTTAAGCAAACAAGTGATGGCGCGCGCTGACGAGGCGTTGTCGTTTTCGAAAATGACGTTTCCTCACCAGCTCATGCGTCTCATTTTGCTCGAGCAGATTTACCGCGCATTTCGGATCAATCGGGGGGAGCCGTATCACAAGTGA
- a CDS encoding MBL fold metallo-hydrolase — protein sequence MTMRFSVLASGSTGNAFYVETDRQRLLVDAGLSGRQLEQLFAEIGRHPKELDGLLVTHEHSDHIKGLGVLARKYRLPVYANEKTWRAMEQVVGDIPAEQKFVFPLGAVRTFGDVDVESFGVSHDAAEPMFYVFHYGGKKLALLTDTGYVSERIKKTIENADVFVFESNHDVGMLRMGRYPWSVKRRILSDVGHISNEEAGLALADVIGERTKQVYLAHLSQDNNMKELARMTVAQILEQRGLAVGARFHLYDTDPRRATALAYV from the coding sequence ATGACGATGCGATTTAGTGTACTGGCCAGCGGCAGTACCGGCAACGCGTTTTACGTTGAAACGGACCGCCAACGCTTGCTCGTCGACGCCGGGTTGAGCGGCAGGCAGCTTGAGCAGCTGTTTGCCGAAATCGGCCGCCATCCAAAGGAGCTTGATGGGCTGCTTGTCACCCATGAACATAGCGACCACATTAAAGGGCTTGGGGTGCTCGCTCGCAAATACCGCCTGCCTGTGTATGCGAATGAAAAAACATGGCGGGCGATGGAACAGGTCGTCGGCGACATTCCGGCCGAACAAAAATTTGTCTTTCCACTCGGCGCGGTGAGGACGTTCGGCGATGTGGATGTCGAATCGTTTGGCGTCTCTCACGATGCGGCTGAACCGATGTTTTACGTCTTTCACTACGGGGGAAAAAAGCTTGCGTTGCTCACCGACACCGGCTACGTGAGCGAGCGGATCAAAAAGACGATCGAAAATGCTGATGTGTTCGTGTTTGAAAGCAACCACGACGTCGGGATGCTGCGGATGGGGAGGTATCCGTGGAGCGTCAAGCGCCGCATTTTAAGCGATGTCGGCCATATTTCGAACGAGGAAGCAGGGCTGGCGCTTGCCGATGTGATCGGGGAGCGGACAAAACAAGTGTATTTGGCTCATTTAAGTCAAGATAACAATATGAAAGAGCTGGCGCGCATGACTGTGGCGCAAATATTGGAACAAAGAGGGCTGGCAGTCGGCGCCCGCTTTCATTTATACGACACCGATCCCCGTCGGGCGACCGCGTTGGCGTATGTATGA
- a CDS encoding S1C family serine protease yields MGYYDDHYEAHGQTRRKRRSGSFLSTLVGAVLGGLLVLMSIPAFSRWDVLPYDIVPSQEERGKPEGESEAPAVRQSVSVDVTTAVTKAIDQVSDAVVGVVNIQEASFWSQGGEAGVGSGVIYKKAGGRAFIVTNHHVVENASQLEVSLKDGTRVPAKLLGSDVLMDLAVLEIDAKHVKKVAEFGDSDAVKPGEPVIAIGNPLGLQFAGSVTQGIISGTNRTVEVDLDQDGSPDWNAEVLQTDAAINPGNSGGALVNIKGQVIGINSMKIAQEAVEGIGFAIPINTAIPIISDLEKYGQVRRPYMGVELRSLSDIPSYHLQATLHLPPNVTEGAAVIRVVPMSPAAQAGLKQFDVIVALDGEKIRNVLDLRKYLYTKKSIGDRMEVTFYRDGEKRTVTMKLTRESY; encoded by the coding sequence GTGGGATATTACGATGACCATTACGAAGCGCACGGGCAAACGAGACGGAAACGGCGCAGCGGTTCGTTTTTGTCCACGCTTGTCGGCGCTGTGTTAGGAGGATTGCTTGTCCTCATGTCCATTCCGGCGTTTTCCCGTTGGGACGTCCTCCCGTACGACATCGTGCCGTCGCAAGAGGAACGAGGGAAGCCGGAAGGGGAAAGTGAAGCTCCTGCGGTTCGGCAAAGCGTTTCCGTCGATGTGACGACGGCGGTGACAAAGGCGATCGACCAAGTATCGGATGCGGTTGTCGGCGTTGTCAACATTCAAGAAGCCAGCTTCTGGTCGCAAGGAGGCGAGGCTGGCGTCGGATCGGGCGTCATTTACAAGAAAGCGGGAGGACGGGCGTTTATCGTCACGAACCATCATGTTGTTGAAAACGCCAGTCAGCTCGAAGTGAGCCTCAAAGATGGGACGAGAGTGCCGGCGAAGCTGCTGGGCAGCGATGTGCTAATGGACTTGGCTGTGCTGGAAATCGATGCAAAGCATGTGAAAAAGGTGGCTGAGTTCGGCGACTCCGACGCGGTAAAGCCAGGAGAGCCGGTCATCGCCATCGGCAACCCGCTTGGCCTGCAGTTTGCCGGGTCGGTGACGCAAGGCATTATTTCCGGGACGAACCGGACGGTGGAAGTTGACTTGGACCAGGACGGCTCTCCGGATTGGAATGCGGAAGTATTGCAGACAGACGCAGCCATTAACCCGGGCAACAGCGGCGGCGCCCTCGTCAACATCAAAGGGCAAGTCATTGGCATTAATTCGATGAAAATCGCCCAAGAGGCGGTTGAAGGCATCGGATTTGCGATCCCGATCAACACAGCCATTCCGATCATTTCGGACTTGGAAAAATACGGACAAGTGCGCCGTCCATATATGGGCGTTGAACTTCGCTCGCTGAGCGACATCCCATCGTACCATTTGCAGGCGACGCTTCATTTGCCGCCGAATGTAACAGAAGGGGCTGCGGTCATCCGAGTCGTGCCGATGTCGCCAGCCGCCCAGGCAGGCTTAAAACAGTTTGATGTCATCGTGGCGCTTGATGGCGAAAAAATCCGCAATGTGCTCGACTTGCGCAAATATTTGTATACGAAAAAATCGATCGGCGACCGGATGGAAGTCACGTTTTATCGTGATGGGGAAAAACGCACGGTCACGATGAAGTTGACGCGTGAGTCGTATTAA